In Diabrotica undecimpunctata isolate CICGRU chromosome 4, icDiaUnde3, whole genome shotgun sequence, a single genomic region encodes these proteins:
- the LOC140438378 gene encoding salivary peroxidase/catechol oxidase-like yields MNQLSVICLNIILVQFTQALLPAPFKFEKPHLLVRSDHFYLSKNEIEDAVQVAKRYTGYLEKFEETIQWPSRIEEGTPAHGLFISQAPNWKGIERGRHALLAIKASAQLSYYCHQEKEISLDTCSDILLHYNFYDSSLEDFCKYLQRNCTIVDELSGFRSINGSCNNFNKGSLGESYTAFERLLPAVYLNNYEASKRSLTKATLPSARKISNAIISNKPNPHESLTMAFNLFGQFIEHDLSSIALSVMIHRNDSFTCCDTYGYDIAPRYKHPLCMPIQISSDDKYYSKKHVHCMNYVRSLPAMGSDCSIGYLEQQNQATHYLDGSQIYGTSDEASWELRTKEGGKLKTSKNNFPYVSNKPQEHCRVKSDQDICFVSGDQRVNLHPQITVMYTLWIREHNRIAVELSRVNKHWDDERVFQEARKIVIAEIQHITYYEWLKHLLDTKYLTIIEKFSKYRDDIDPSVSNAFVTAAIRSMYSMLSENISFVDHNQKEISALILHKTYNKPEVVTKDENFNLILRGLSNQVAQKISNFYSNELNNMFLADDNYGYDIVSLDIQRGRDHGLPGYNDYRKLCGLQKASNFKDFTDVMTNNSVNILSKQYKHVDDVDLLIGGVLEKPLQGSLVGQTFSCIFADQFVRTRRGDRYFYLNSHQPKPFTHLQLSEIKKITLARIFCDNSDIATIQQNVFEKVSSSNKLMSCTSDQIPKLDLSVWTDSRRG; encoded by the exons ttGAAAAACCGCATCTTCTTGTACGATCAGATCATTTTTATTTGTCTAAAAACGAAATCGAAGACGCTGTTCAGGTAGCAAAAAGATATACCGGCTATTTGGAAAAATTCGAAGAAACAATCCAATGGCCTTCTAGAATTGAGGAAGGTACACCGGCTCATGGACTGTTTATTTCGCAAGCTCCCAACTGGAAAGGAATAGAACGGGGAAGACATGCTTTGTTAGCCATCAAAGCTTCGGCCCAGCTGTCTTATTACTGTCATCAAGA AAAGGAAATAAGTTTGGACACATGTAGCGATATTTTGCTCCATTACAATTTTTATGATTCATCTCTTGAAGATTTCTGTAAATATCTACAAAGGAACTGCACAATTGTCGATGAGTTGAGTGGTTTTAGATCAATAAACGGATCAtgcaataattttaataaaggaAGTCTTGGAGAATCATATACAGCATTCGAGAG GTTACTACCAGCcgtttacttaaataattatgaaGCATCCAAACGCTCTCTTACTAAAGCGACTTTACCGAGTGCTAGAAAAATTAGTAACGCTATCATTAGCAATAAACCTAATCCACATGAGTCACTTACCATGGCATTCAATCTATTTGGACAATTTATAGAGCATGATTTGAGCAGTATAGCTTTATCTGTAATGA TTCATCGTAACGATTCCTTTACGTGCTGTGATACATATGGATATGATATAGCTCCAAGATACAAGCATCCTTTGTGTATGCCAATTCAAATTTCTTCAGATGATAAGTATTATTCTAAAAAGCATGTGCATTGTATGAATTATGTTAGATCGCTGCCTGCTATGGGATCAGATTGTTCAATTGGATATTTAGAACAG CAAAACCAAGCTACACATTATCTAGATGGCTCCCAGATCTACGGTACTTCCGATGAAGCTTCTTGGGAACTGCGCACCAAAGAAGGAGGAAAGTTGAAAACaagtaaaaataattttccaTATGTATCCAACAAACCCCAAGAACATTGTCGAGTAAAATCAGATCAGGATATATGTTTTGTTTCTGGTGACCAACGCGTTAATCTGCATCCGCAAATTACTGTAATGTACACATTGTGGATTAGAGAACACAATAGGATAGCCGTCGAATTATCTAGAGTTAATAAACATTGGGATGACGAAAGAGTCTTTCAGGAAGCTAGAAAAATAGTAATAGCAGAAATACAGCATATAACTTATTATGAATGGCTGAAACATTTATTAG atacCAAATATTTAACTATCATAGAAAAATTCTCAAAATATCGGGATGATATTGATCCATCTGTGTCTAATGCATTTGTTACTGCAGCTATACGATCTATGTACTCCATGCTTTCAGAAAACATCAG CTTTGTCGATCATAACCAAAAAGAAATTTCAGCATTGATTCTTCATAAAACTTACAATAAACCTGAGGTTGTAACAAAAGATGAAAACTTCAATCTAATTCTGAGAGGACTTTCCAATCAGGTGGCACAGAAAATCAGTAACTTTTATTCCAATGAG ttAAACAATATGTTCTTAGCTGACGATAATTATGGATACGACATTGTCAGTTTAGACATTCAAAGAGGTAGAGATCACGGTCTTCCTGGATATAATGATTATCGCAAATTATGTGGATTACAAAAGGCATCTAATTTTAAAGATTTTACGGACGTCATGACCAAtaat AGTGTGAATATTCTTTCAAAACAATACAAACACGTAGATGACGTTGATCTTCTTATCGGTGGAGTTTTAGAAAAACCGTTGCAAGGATCTCTTGTAGGACAAACATTTTCTTGTATATTTGCCGATCAGTTTGTAAGAACCAGGCGAGGAGATCGCTACTTTTATCTGAATTCGCATCAACCCAAACCTTTCACTCATTTGCAGTTGTCTGAAATCAAGAAAATCACATTAGCTAGAATATTTTGTGATAACTCAGATATAGCCACCATTCAgcaaaatgtttttgaaaaagttAGCTCAAG taacaAGTTAATGAGCTGCACCAGTGATCAAATTCCCAAACTGGATCTTAGCGTCTGGACTGATTCAAGAAGAGGATAA